In Vanessa cardui chromosome 6, ilVanCard2.1, whole genome shotgun sequence, the following proteins share a genomic window:
- the LOC124530705 gene encoding proton-coupled folate transporter-like has translation MSPDINNPAPEEVPLDEKKKKEKENFDQKGFLEKVWLLKSNISVEPILAGLIIPSMLARLAIQNLNLDKACRVKLNYSDDICDSLILRKENLTFYEGEVQKVISSIETWKSLVQTALPTLLVIFMGAWSDRTGNRKVSILLPICGEFLVCISNILSTFFFREISIEVTMFLEAFFPAITGGWVMVYLGVFSYISDITDEESRTFRVGLVNLCMTAGIPIGTALSGILLNLWGYYGIFSLSGTIYLITLTYGYFYLKTKSKPGIEDAEKAKPITFSDLLVLVKETVAVAFKKRDGNIRTKIILTLSVVAIIYGPNHGERIITYMFVRYRLKWDALKYSIYSTYSIITHSLGALFSISLFSKHWKFHDSMLCLISITSKLIGSVYIAFVKTDLEMFMVPIVEILNATTFTSLRSMASKLVLSEEMGKMNSLFSLVETLAALMFDPTYSALYARTIPVFTGAVFIFSAFMTIPAIGTLVWLFTQHRRETKLRKQEAMEKQIVVHYETADNTK, from the exons ATGTCTCCTGACATAAATAATCCAGCTCCAGAAGAAGTGCCATTAGATgagaaaaagaagaaagaaaaagaaaattttgacCAAAAAGGTTTCCTCGAAAAAGTATGGCTTCTAAAATCAAATATCTCCGTCGAACCAATCCTAGCCGGTCTCATCATACCCTCAATGCTGGCTAGGCTTGCTATACAAAATCTAAACTTGGACAAAGCGTGtcgtgtaaaattaaattactctgatGACATATGTGATTCCTTGATTCTCAGGAAGGAAAATCTCACATTTTACGAAGGCGAAGTACAAAAAGTTATATCTTCTATTGAAACATGGAAGAGCTTGGTGCAAACGGCTTTGCCAACATTACTGGTCATATTCATGGGTGCGTGGAGCGATAGAACTGGAAATCGAAAAGTGTCCATTCTTTTGCCGATCTGTGGAGAGTTTCTTGTGTGTATCAGCAACATTCTTAGTACGTTCTTCTTTCGAGAAATATCGATCGAAGTGACCATGTTTTTGGAAGCGTTCTTTCCTGCTATCACTGGAGGCTGGGTGATGGTTTACTTGGGTGTATTTAGCTATATAAGTGACATTACAGATGAAGAATCCCGAACTTTCCGAGTTGGTCTCGTCAATCTATGCATGACGGCTGGTATTCCTATTGGTACAGCGCTTAGCGGAATCTTACTCAACCTCTGGGGTTATTATGGCATATTCTCGCTATCAGgaacgatttatttaattacgctAACTTATGGatacttttatttgaaaacgAAATCAAAGCCTGGGATCGAGGACGCTGAaaag GCTAAACCAATCACATTCTCAGACTTGTTAGTTCTAGTTAAAGAAACTGTAGCTGTTGCTTTTAAAAAACGTGATGGAAACATAAGAACGAAGATTATTCTAACGCTCTCTGTGGTTGCTATTATTTATGGACCAAATCATG GTGAGAGGATAATCACATACATGTTCGTGAGATATCGACTTAAATGGGACGCTTTGAAATACAGCATCTACTCCACTTACAGTATTATCACACATTCCTTAG GAGCGTTATTCTCTATCAGTTTATTCAGCAAACATTGGAAGTTTCACGATTCCATGCTCTGCCTCATCTCTATAACGAGCAAGCTCATTGGTTCCGTGTACATCGCCTTCGTCAAAACCGACTTGGAAATGTTTATGG TTCCGATCGTTGAAATTCTGAACGCGACGACTTTCACGTCCCTCAGGTCGATGGCCTCAAAGTTGGTTCTCTCAGAGGAGATGG GGAAAATGAACTCGCTCTTCAGCCTGGTCGAGACGCTGGCCGCCCTCATGTTTGATCCAACTTATTCAGCGTTATACGCGAGAACTATTCCCGTTTTCACCGGcgccgtttttatttttagtgccTTCATGACAATACCCGCAATAGGAACCTTAGT GTGGCTCTTTACACAGCACCGTCGCGAAACAAAACTTAGGAAACAAGAAGCGATGGAGAAACAAATAGTTGTGCACTACGAAACAGCGGATAATACAAAATGA